The window GGTGCCCGCCACGCGGTGCTGCTGGGCGCCGACGGTCTTCCCCGCGGCGCTACCAACGGAATGAGCCGTGACCTCGCGGACACGATCTCCGCGGCCATGACCGGCATCCACGCCTACAGCCGGGTCACCTCCCAGTTCGCGGGGGTCCTGGAGGACGCGGAGTGGCGTCAGACGGTCATCGAGTTCCAGCACGGATGGATCTTCCTGATGGCGGCCGGCCCCGGTGCCTTCCTCGCCGCAGCCGCCGAACACGACTGTGACATAGAGGAGTTCACCACGCGGCTGCACGAGGTGGTTCCGAAACTCACCGCGGCGACACCGGCGAAGGGGACAGGCCATGCCTGACGGGCCCGAGCAGGACGAGGAGCTGGAGCTGACGTCACCGTTAGTCCCGCTCTTCGTGATCACGAATGGACGAGCGCTCCCTCCGGACCACGAGTACGAGCACACGACGCTCGTGACGGCGGCCGCGGAGGACGGACCGGTCGCGGCGCACACGCTGTCCCCGGAGGCGGGGCAGGTCATGGACCTGGTCGCCGACGGCTTCCTGTCCGTGGCGGAGGTGGCGGGGCACACGCACCTGCCCCTGGGCATCGTCCGCATCCTGCTGGCGCAGTTGGAGGAGGACGGTCTCATCCTTGTGAGGAGGCCTATTCCACGCGCCGAACGTGTCGACAGAGAACTGGTCAGCGCCGTGCTCGAAGGCCTGAAGAATCGATTCGGAGCGTAACGCGTGTACCTGGATCCAGACGTCTCCCACGCGGTGAAGATCCTCATAGTGGGGCACTTCGGGGTCGGCAAGACCACCTGCATCGGCAGTCTCTCCGAGATCGAACCCCTGCGCACCGAGGAGGAGATCACCGAGGCCAGCGTGGGCTTCGATGACCTGTCGGGCGTGCCCGACAAGAAGACCACCACGGTTGCCATGGACTTCGGACGGCTCACCCTCAGCGACACCCTGGTCCTCTATCTCTTCGGCACGCCCGGCCAGGAGCGCTTCAAGGAGATGTGGGAAGAGCTCTCCCGGGGCGCCCTGGGCGCGCTGGTCCTCGTCGACCCGGAGCGTCTGCACGAGTCCTTCCCCGTCCTCGACCTCGTCGAGCGCTTCGGTCTGACGTACGCCATCGCCGTGAACCACTTCGAAGGCACCACGGACTACCCGCTCGAAGAGGTGAGTGAGGCCCTGAACCTCTCCGCCGACACCCCGGTCGTGAAATGCGACGTGCGGGACGAGACCTCCTCGGCGCAGGCCCTCATCACCCTCGTGCAACACCTCATGTCCCAACTCGCCTAGGAGCGCAGGAATGCAACAGCCACTCGACTCACAGATACCCCCCGGCTGCCCCGCGCACGGGAACGTCCAGATGTACGGTCCCTCGTTCGGAGCCGACCCCGAGGGCCACTACGCCCAGCTCCGGACGTTCGGTCCCAGTGCACCCGTGGACATCGCCCCCGACGTCCAGGCCGAGCTCGTCACCAGCTACGACGCCGCACTGTACGTCCTGCAGAACCCCGCCTCCTTCGTGCGCGACTCACGCCGCTGGAACGCCCTCAACGAGGGACGCGTCCCGGCCGACAGCCCCGCGCTGCCCATGATGGGTTACCGCCCCAACGCGCTCTTCAGCGACGGCGCGGCACACGCCCGTCTGCGCCAGGCCGTCACGGACAGTCTCGCCACGGTCAACGAGCACCAGCTCATCAGGCAGACCCAGCAGTCCGCCAACTACCTGATCAGCCAGTTCAGTACGGACATCCGCGGCCAGGCCGAGCTCATGGCCGAGTACGCGCAGCCGCTGCCCCTGCTGGTCTTCAGCGACCTGTTCGGCTGCCCGCCCGAGATCGGTGACCGCGTCATCGCCGGCATCAGCGGCATCTTCGAGGGCACGCCCGGGGCCGACGAGGTCCTCGGCGGAGCGCTCACCGAGCTGATCGCCCTCAAGCGGCGCAGGCCCGCGGCCGACCTGACGACACGTCTGATGGAGCACCCGGCGCAGCTGAGCGACGAGGAGGTGCTGCACCAGCTCGTGACCCTGCTCTCCGGCGGCACCGCACCGCTGGCCGCGGCCATCGGCACCAGCAGCGCGCTGTACCTCGGTGAGGACTGGCAGGTCGGCCTTCCGGTCGAGGACGCCGTCTCGCAGACCCTCTGGAACTACGCACCGATCGCCAACTACGCGGCGCACTACCCGACTCACGACGTCGAACTCGGCGGCAGGGTGGTCCGGGCCAACGACCCGATCCTGGTCTCGTTCGCCGCGGCCAACACCGATCCCAAGCTGACCGAGCACCGCGAACAGCTCAGCGCGAAGGCACACTTGGCATTCGGCGCCGGGCCGCACGCCTGCCCCGCCAAGGACCCTGCGTTCATGATCGCGGTGACCGCGGTCGAAGCGCTGCTCAACCGGCTTCCCGACGTCGAGATGCGCGTCCCGTTCAAGGCGCTCACCTGGGCACCCAGCCCGTGGAGCCGCACGCTGGTGACCCTGCCGATCCGCTTCTCCCCGCGGGCGGTTCCCCAGGCGGCCGAGCCGGCCGCACCGAACCCGGGCCCGGCGCCGCAGCAGCAGGCGACGCCCTCCTCACCCCCCGCCACCGGACCTTCGCGTACCGGCCGAAGCTCCGCATCGCAGTCCAAGGGCGGCCTCTTCACCCGCTTCCTCGCCTGGACCAGGGGCGAGTGAGGCAGGAGTGATATTAGTAACCTCCTGAGTACTCAGTGGTAGTGGATGCTTTAACGATCATGTGGGTATGCATGGCGGCTGGTTCTCAGAAAGGAGCCGCCATATGGGGGTTGCCACATCTCCTTCGTACGACCGCCGGGCGTCCGCCTCCCTCTTCTCCCGTCTGCGGACGGCCAGAGGGCAGGCAGACCCCTTCCCGATATACGCCGAACTCCTCGCGCGGGGAGAAGTGGTGCCAGCACCCTGGGGCGGCTCGCTGGTCACGGGCTACGCCGCCTGCGACCAGGTCCTGCGCAGCCGGCAGTGGCTGGAGCCCGACCGGAGCTGGCGTGAGCGCCAGGGGCCCGGGACCCGCTGGAACGCGCCCTCCTCGCGCGAGATGAGCAACACGCTCGCCGCGCTCAACCCGCCGGACCACACCAGGGTCCGACGGGCCGCGGGAACCTTCGACAGGGCCACCGTGGAGCGCATCGGCAGCACCGTGGGCCGGACCGCGAATCAACTGCTCGACGCCTTCACGGAGCGAATACGCACCGGCGAGGCGGACTTCTCGGAGCTGGTCTGCGAGGAGCTGCCGGTCGCCACCATAGGGGGCTGGCTCGGACTGCCGCGGGCCGACTGGCCCCGGCTGCGACAGCTGACCCACGATCAGGTGTTCACCCAGGAACTTCTGCCCTCGGCCAGCCAGCTGGCCCTGTCCGACGCGGCCACGGCCGAACTCCGCACCTACTTCACGGAGATGGTGCGGGACCGGCGCCTCCACCCGGGTGATGATCCCGTGACCCGGTGGATCCGGGCATGGGACGCGATCGAGCCCGACCGGGACAAGGCGGACGAGGCGGTCTACTTCCTGGTGCTGTTCGTCGTGCTGGCAGCCCTGGAGACCACCGCGACCCTCCTCTCGACGATGACGCTCCGGCTCGTCGAGAGCCCGGACCGATGGAACATGATCGCCGACAACCCCGGCCTCGTGGCCGGCTTCGTGGAGGAGACCCTCCGCCACGACCCGCCCACCCACGTGATCAGCAGGGTCGCCCCGCAGGACACCGTGCTGGGAGGCGTCGAGGTGCGCCGCGACGAGATGGTCCACCTCATGATCGGGGCGGCGCACCGGGACCCGGCCAGGCACGCCGACCCGGACCGGTTCGACCCCGCACGCCCCCCGGGCCACCTCGCGTTCAGCGGCGGAATCCACTACTGCCTCGGTGCTCCGCTGGCCCGTCTCGAAGCCCAGACCCTTCTCCGCCAGCTGATCCGGCGCCTTCCCCGCCTCACTCTCGTACGCCCCCCGTCGATGGCGCCCCGCGTGGCGTTCCGGCGCCTGCTGAACCTGGACGTAGCCCTCGCATGACCGAAACCGGCCCCACCCCCACGCCCGCACAGGACCCCACGCCCGCACACACCCCCACCCCCACACGCGCCCGGACCGTCCCCAAGGCGGTACTCGCCGAGCACGATGGTCCCGTGCTGCACGTCCGCCTCAACCCCTGGGGGCAGGACGACACACTGGACGCCGTGGTACTCGACGACCTCGTCGCCCTGCTCGACGACCTCCACGAGAGACCCGACATCCGGATCCTGACGCTGTCCTCACTGGGTACGGACTTCAGCCTCGGTGCCGACCGCGCCGAATACCAGGAGGCGCTGGCCGCCGATCCGTCCGGCGTGGCGCTGCGCCGCATCGCCGACAAGGCCCACCGCCTGTGCCAGGCGCTGGAGAACACGCACGCGGTCACCATCGCCCGGCTGCACGGGCGTGTCATCGGCGCCGGCCTCGCGCTCGCCTCCTTCTGCGATCTGCGCGCCGGTGCCGACACCAGCCGCTTCCGCATGCCGGAGGTCGGCATCGGCCTGCCGCCGGCATGGGGCGGTGCGATGGGACGCCTGGTCTCCGAGGCGGGCGCCGCGAGGATCCGCGAACTGATGCTCACCTGCGAGGTCTTCGACGCCGGCACGGCCCAGCGCATCGGTCTGCTGCACCGGACCGCGCCCTTGGACCAGTTGGACAAGGCGGTCGAATCCTGGATCAGACCCCTCGTCCGACGCTCGCCGGAAGCGCTCGTCCTGACCAAGCGCATGCTGGCGGGCTTCGCGCGGGCGGACCGGACGGCGGACGTCTCCCTGCTCGACTCCCACCTGCTGGCGGCCTCTCTCCACCAGCGCGCGAGAGGCTGATCGCGGACCGGCGTGGGCGTCCGGCGCGCGCGCCGGTCATCGAGGCGGGGGGCGCAGCCGAGGGCCCCGGCACATCCATCGGCACCGCGACGAGGCGCCCGACCGCGCAGGACGGGGCCGGGCGCCTCGCGCCGTGCTTCCGGCGGCTGCTAGCCGGCGTCCACGAGGAGGCGGCCGGCGGCCGGGGACCGCGAGGTGAGGCCGTTGGCGTAGGCGGACTCCACGCGGCTCTGCTCGGAGGCGTTGGGTACCGCGTTACGGCACGCGGTGCCTGCGCTGGAGCCCGACATCAGCTGGGAGCACGGTCCGGGTTTGGTGTCCGGCAGGCCGAGGCTGTGCCCGATCTCGTGAGCGGCGATGCGCGTCCTGTCGTATCCCTGTGACACCGCTTGGCTTCCCAGCTCGACGCGCACCTGGCCGCCCACGCGCACGGGACCGAGGGTCGCCTGCGGCCAGCCGCTGGTGGCGACGATCACGATCTCGGCCCGGGCGCCGGGCGCGGCCTCGACCAGCTTCACGTTGTCGACGTTCAGGTTCCACGACGCGACTCCGGCGCTGATCGCCGCTTCCCAGCCGGCGGCGCGGCTGTCGTCGTAGCGGAGCGTCACCACCGCCGCCGCATCCGAGGAGGCGGCCTGCTGGGGTGCCGGAGCGGCGTGTGACGCCGTTGCTGCGGCCAGGGTGAGTGCTGCGGCGGTACCGGCTGCCTTCAGCCATAAGGGGTGCGTCATTACTGTCCCTTCACTTGTGGGGGCCCGGTTCCAGGGAGCCGGGAGCGCGGGAGCCGGGCACACCGGTGGGGTCGGCCGGCGCCCGGTCTCCCGAGATCCCCCGAACTATGCCCGGGCCGCAGGGTTGGTCATGCCCCTGTCACCCAGAAGGGCCTGAAAAGGGCACTCCGCCGCCGGCGCCACCGCCACGCCCGGGGAGCCGGGACCCGGACGGCTCAGAGCCGCACCGCGACTCCGGGGCGGCTCGGCGCTCCTCGGTCGCCCGCGATGCCGGGCCCTCGGGCGTGACGATTCGCCTCCTGGATGGCAGTTGGGGTACCGGGTCACCCGACTGGACGCGTGCGTCGTGTTGTTGCTCCCTGGTGGGGGCCGGTTCCGCGATGTAGCGTCTCTGCCAGATGTCGTGGTCCGCTTCGCTTGCCCGCGCTTTGGTGCGGGCGTTTTGCTGTGTCGGCGCGGACCACGGCACCCCGGGACCGCGAGGTGCGGGTCCGGATATGAACAGGAAGGCACAAGCATGGCCAGCGGGACTGTGAAGTGGTTCAACGCCGAGAAGGGCTTCGGTTTCATCCAGCAGGACGGCGGTGGACCGGACGTCTTCGCGCACTACTCCGCCATCAACGCCACCGGCTTCCGGGAGCTCCAGGAAGGCCAGGCCGTCACCTTTGACATCGCGCAGGGCCAGAAGGGCCCGCAGGCGGAGAACATCACTTCTGCCTGACCTCGCCGGGCGCAGCACGCCCAGGGCCCCCCGGACGAGCGCCGGGGGGCCCGGTGACCGGATCCGGCCCGCGCCGCCGGTCCGCGAACCCGTACCTTCCGGCACGGGCCGGTACGCGCGTACCGGCCCGTACGGGCCATCGGGCCGTACCGCCGGGCCATCCAGTGAAGCCGCGGCGACCCGAGCGCACCCGTCGGCAGTGATCCGACCGGCCACAGGACCTCGGACACGGCCCCGCGGGGCGTCCGTCGGCGAAGCGGCAGCGCCGGCCCCACCGTGGCGCCTCGGGGTCCCGGTGCCAGGGCCGAGCAGCGCCGTAGCGTGTGCGTGACACGACCGTCAGGGCCTGTCCTCCTCGTCGCGCAGGGCGTCCGGCCTGTGCACGGCGGAGCGGCCGGCTTGTCGCTCTCACCTCGTACCGGGGGGCTCGTCGCGTGAGGCGTCGACGGTCCGGCCCGGCGCCTCCGGACCTCCTGGACCCTGCTCCCGGGGCCCGGCCTCGTCTCCCCAGCCGCAGGTTGCACCAGTCTTCAGCCGGGGGGATCGTGAGATGACGGGTCGGGCCCGAGGTAAGGGCCGCCGCGCTCCACGTCCGGATCACCGCGCGGCACGGGCCACGACGATGCCGGTCCGGGAAGGGCGCGCTCGCCATGGAAGAGCTAGGTCTGCCGGCTCGCATACAGGCTTGTCTTTTCGACATGGACGGTGTGATCACGAAAACCGCCGTGGTCCACGCCGCCGCATGGAAACAGGCCTTCGACGAATTCCTGGAGCGGCGCTACGGCGCCGGCTTCACACCGTTCGACTCCGAGCACGACTACAACGAGTACGTGGACGGCAAACCGCGGGCGGACGGCGTCCGGAGTTTCCTGGAGTCCCGGGACATCAGGCTCCCCGAAGGATCGCCGGAGGATACCGGCGAGCAGGAGACGGTCCAGGGCCTGGGGAACAGAAAGAACGCCCTGCTGCTCGAAAAGATACGTACGACCGGCGTCGAGGCCTACCCGAGCACCCTGCGCTACGTCAGGGCGGCGAGGCAGCGGGGGATCAGGACGGCGGTCGTGTCCTCCAGCGTCAACTGCCGGGCGATTCTCCAGTCCGTGCAGGCGGAGGACCTGTTCGACGTCCGCGTCGACGGGCTGATCGCCGCTGAACGCGGACTCGCCGGCAAACCGCATCCGGACACCTTCCTCGCAGCGGCCGACGAACTCGGTGTGAAGGCCTCCGCGTCAGCGGTCTTCGAGGACGCGCTGGCCGGCATGGACGCGGGGCGCTCGGGCCACTTCGGATACGTCGTGGGTCTGGACAGGGTCGGACAGGCAGACGCCCTGCGGGCGCACGGCGCGGACATCGTGGTGCCGGACCTGGCGGACCTTGGAGACCTGGCGGACCAGGGGGGCCGGACATGATCACCGCCAACTGCTTCGCGGTGGACCCCTGGATCCTGCGGGAGGCGCCGCTGAACATGGACCTGCTGCCGCAGAGCGAATCCGTCTTCGCCCTGTCCAACGGACACGTCGGCTGGCGCGGGAACCTCGACGAGGGCGAGCCGCACGGCCTGCCCGGCTCCTACCTCAACGGAGTGCACGAGGTGCACCCCCTGCCGTACGCGGAGGGAGCCTACGGCAACCCCGAGTCCGGCCAGACGGCGATCAACGTGACCAATGGGAAGGTCATCCGACTCCTCGTCGACGACGAGCCGTTCGACCTGCGCTACGGCCGCCTGCGCAGTCACGAGCGGGTCCTCGACCTCCGGGCCGGGGTGCTGAGGCGTACCTGTGAATGGACCTCGCCCGCGGGCTGCAGCGTGCGGGTCCGGTCGACCCGCATGGTCTCCTTCACGCAGCGCTCGATAGCCGCGATCGCCTACGAGGTCGAAGCGGTCGACACCACGGTGCGTGTCGTGGTGCAGTCGGAACTCATCGCCAACGAGCAACTGCCCACGCCCAAAGGGGATCCCCGCGCCGCCGTCGCCCTGCAGTCGCCGCTGGACGCCGAAGAGGCCGCGGCCTCGGGGACGCGCCTGAGGCTGATCCACTGCACCCACAACAGCGGGCTGAGGGTGGCGGCGGCGGCCGACCACACCGTGGACGGGCCCGCGATGACCCGCACCAGCAGTGAGAGCAACGCCGATGTCGCCCGGCTCACCGTCACGTCGGAACTCGCCCCGGGCGACAAGCTCCGCATAGAGAAGACGGTCGGCTACGGCTGGTCGGGCGTCAGGTCGCTTCCAGCCGTGCGGGACCAGGTCGAAGCCGCGCTCGCCGCGGCCGCCACCACGGGCTGGCAGGGGCTGATCGACGAACAGCGGGAGTACCTGGACGACTTCTGGGCCAGGTCGGATGTCGAAGTGCAGGGCGACGAGGAACTGCAACAGGCCGTGCGCTTCGCCCTGTTCCACGTACTCCAGGCCGGCGCTCGCGCCGAGCAGCGTGCCATTCCCAGCAAGGGACTGACCGGCACGGGGTACGACGGCCACTCCTTCTGGGACACCGAGACCTTCGTGCTGCCCCTGCTCACCTACACCTCGCCCAACGCGGTCGTCGAGGCGCTGAACTGGCGGCACAGTACCCTGCCCCAGGCGCGCGAGCGTGCACGGCAACTCGGCCTGCGCGGGGCGGCTTTCCCCTGGCGGACCATCGAGGGTTCGGAATGCAGCGCCTACTGGCCGGCGGGGACCGCCGCCTTCCACGTCAACGCCGACATCGCCGACGCCGTGATCCGCTACGTCTCCGCCACCGGTGACGCGGAGTTCGAGCGCGGATGCGGACTGGAACTCCTGGTGGAGACGGCCCGGCTGTGGATGTCCCTCGGTCACCACGACAGCGGGGGAACGTTCCACATCGACGGAGTGACCGGGCCGGACGAGTACAGTGCGATCGCCGACGACAACACCTATACGAACCTCATGGCGGCCAGGAACCTGCGCTGGGGTGCCGAGATCGCCGAACGCAACCCGCGGGAGGCGGCAGCCCTGGGGGTGGACCACGAGGAGACCGCGTCGTGGCGGGAGGCCGCCGCGGAGATGCACCTGCCGTACGACGACGAGCTGAAGGTGCACGAGCAGCACGCGGGGTTCACACGTCACCAGCCGTGGGACTTCGCCTCCACCCGCATCGACCAGTACCCCCTGCTGCTGCACTTCCCCTACTTCGACATCTACCGCAAGCAGGTGGTGAAGCAGGCTGACCTGGTGCTGGCGATGTACACGTGCGGTGAGTCCTTCGACGCGGAGCACAAGGCACGCAACTTCGCCTACTACGAGCCGTGCACGGTGCGCGACTCCTCGCTGTCCGCCTGCTGCCAGGCCGTGATCGCGGCGGAGGTCGGTCACGCGCAGCTCGCCTACGACTACGCCGTCGAAGCGGCGATGATGGACCTGAACGACCTGGAGAACAACACCCGCGACGGACTGCACATCGCGTCCCTCGCCGGCACCTGGATGGCCCTCGTCTGCGGGTTCGGCGGAATGCGCCATGACGGGGACCACCTGTCGTTCATGCCACGGCTGCCGGAGCGGCTCAGCCGGCTCGCCTTCCGCGTCAGGATCTGGGGCCGCAGTGTCCGCGTCGAGATCGATGCCCGGTCGGCCACCTACACGTTGCTCGACGGTGAGTCGATGACGATCCGTCACCACGGCGAGGAGCTCACCCTCACCAGCGGATCGGCCACGAGCCGGCCCGTGCCCGACGGTCACCGCCGCCGCGCACCCGAGCAGCCGCCGGGCCGCTATCCGGGGCGTCCCGGGCAGCAGCAGGCCGACGAAGAACCCTGACACGGCCGTCGGCGGCAGCGCACCGCCCTCGCCGCCCGTCGTTGCCGCCTCGTGCCTCGTGCCGCGCGCCATCGCCGCCCGCCCTCGTGCCGCCCGTCGTCGACGGCGGGCGGCACGAGGCGGCAACGCAGACAGCCGACAACGCAGACAGCCGACAGCGAAGCGGCAACGCAGACAGCCGACAGCACGGAGCGAGGCAGCCGACCCTGGCCCGGCCGACTGCCTCGCTCGCTCGAGGTCACCCCTGTCCCGCCCGACGTCACGCGTGGCGTCGGGTCACGGTGTCACCTGCCGGGGAGGCGCTCCGTGATCTCCTGCACCGTCCAGCCGTTGCCGTCCGGGTCGGTGAACGAGAGGAACGATCCGTAGCTCGCCCGCTCGGGTGCCGTGCCGGGCAGCCGGGCCTTCGTGCCCGCGTGGTGGAAGACTCCGCCGGCGTCGTGGAAGATCTCGCTGACCGCGACACCGTTCCCGGCCAGATCCGCACGTGCCGCCTCGATGTCCGATACGACGAGGTGCAGGCCCTCGACCGAGCCTGGTGCTGCGGTGCTGACGCCGTCGCCGAAGATCACCGAGCAGGGCGAGCCAGGAGGCGTCACCTGCACCACCCGGAAGCCGTCGTCGCCGGCGACGTCGGCGTCCAGCCGCCACCCCAGTCCTGAGTAGAAGCTCTTCGCCCGGTCGACGTCCGCAACCGGGATCACTACGACTTCGAGTTTCATGTCCACGGTGGAGCCTTTCTGTCCCGCCTGCGAGTATTCCCCCACGAGTATTCCCCCTGCGGTCGGCCGGACGCATCCGCACATCGCTGCGCGGCGCTCTGAAGCGCCGACCGTGCAATGGCGTCGGTCGACTGCGAATTACCACGATACTGCCCGGCCATAACCCCGCCACTCGTACGCCGAGTTACGGCAGCCCAGGTGAAAGAGCGTGATCCCGAGGAATTCTTTTCCCCTGCACCGGAAACGGATCCGTCAGGTCGACAGGAGCTGCTGGCCGCCGTCGATGTCGTAGGTGGCGCCCGTCAGTGCTTCGTTGCACATGAGGTGCACGGCGAGAGAGGCGACGTCCTGCGGGCCGACGACCCGGCGGATCGGGAGCGAGGCACGAAGCTCCGCCCGTCGAGCCTCGATCCGATCGCCGAGGAGTGAAGCTGACAAGGGTGTGTCGACGAAGCCGGCGGCGATGAGGTTGACCCGGACCGGTGCCAGCTCCAGCGCCAGGTTCGCGGTGAGGGCCGGCAGCGCCGCGGTCATGGCCGCGGTCACCGACCTGCCGATCCCCGGCCTCCGGCCGCCTGTG is drawn from Streptomyces sp. NBC_00178 and contains these coding sequences:
- a CDS encoding cytochrome P450, which codes for MQQPLDSQIPPGCPAHGNVQMYGPSFGADPEGHYAQLRTFGPSAPVDIAPDVQAELVTSYDAALYVLQNPASFVRDSRRWNALNEGRVPADSPALPMMGYRPNALFSDGAAHARLRQAVTDSLATVNEHQLIRQTQQSANYLISQFSTDIRGQAELMAEYAQPLPLLVFSDLFGCPPEIGDRVIAGISGIFEGTPGADEVLGGALTELIALKRRRPAADLTTRLMEHPAQLSDEEVLHQLVTLLSGGTAPLAAAIGTSSALYLGEDWQVGLPVEDAVSQTLWNYAPIANYAAHYPTHDVELGGRVVRANDPILVSFAAANTDPKLTEHREQLSAKAHLAFGAGPHACPAKDPAFMIAVTAVEALLNRLPDVEMRVPFKALTWAPSPWSRTLVTLPIRFSPRAVPQAAEPAAPNPGPAPQQQATPSSPPATGPSRTGRSSASQSKGGLFTRFLAWTRGE
- a CDS encoding DUF742 domain-containing protein is translated as MPDGPEQDEELELTSPLVPLFVITNGRALPPDHEYEHTTLVTAAAEDGPVAAHTLSPEAGQVMDLVADGFLSVAEVAGHTHLPLGIVRILLAQLEEDGLILVRRPIPRAERVDRELVSAVLEGLKNRFGA
- a CDS encoding snapalysin family zinc-dependent metalloprotease — protein: MTHPLWLKAAGTAAALTLAAATASHAAPAPQQAASSDAAAVVTLRYDDSRAAGWEAAISAGVASWNLNVDNVKLVEAAPGARAEIVIVATSGWPQATLGPVRVGGQVRVELGSQAVSQGYDRTRIAAHEIGHSLGLPDTKPGPCSQLMSGSSAGTACRNAVPNASEQSRVESAYANGLTSRSPAAGRLLVDAG
- a CDS encoding glycoside hydrolase family 65 protein → MITANCFAVDPWILREAPLNMDLLPQSESVFALSNGHVGWRGNLDEGEPHGLPGSYLNGVHEVHPLPYAEGAYGNPESGQTAINVTNGKVIRLLVDDEPFDLRYGRLRSHERVLDLRAGVLRRTCEWTSPAGCSVRVRSTRMVSFTQRSIAAIAYEVEAVDTTVRVVVQSELIANEQLPTPKGDPRAAVALQSPLDAEEAAASGTRLRLIHCTHNSGLRVAAAADHTVDGPAMTRTSSESNADVARLTVTSELAPGDKLRIEKTVGYGWSGVRSLPAVRDQVEAALAAAATTGWQGLIDEQREYLDDFWARSDVEVQGDEELQQAVRFALFHVLQAGARAEQRAIPSKGLTGTGYDGHSFWDTETFVLPLLTYTSPNAVVEALNWRHSTLPQARERARQLGLRGAAFPWRTIEGSECSAYWPAGTAAFHVNADIADAVIRYVSATGDAEFERGCGLELLVETARLWMSLGHHDSGGTFHIDGVTGPDEYSAIADDNTYTNLMAARNLRWGAEIAERNPREAAALGVDHEETASWREAAAEMHLPYDDELKVHEQHAGFTRHQPWDFASTRIDQYPLLLHFPYFDIYRKQVVKQADLVLAMYTCGESFDAEHKARNFAYYEPCTVRDSSLSACCQAVIAAEVGHAQLAYDYAVEAAMMDLNDLENNTRDGLHIASLAGTWMALVCGFGGMRHDGDHLSFMPRLPERLSRLAFRVRIWGRSVRVEIDARSATYTLLDGESMTIRHHGEELTLTSGSATSRPVPDGHRRRAPEQPPGRYPGRPGQQQADEEP
- a CDS encoding cold-shock protein: MASGTVKWFNAEKGFGFIQQDGGGPDVFAHYSAINATGFRELQEGQAVTFDIAQGQKGPQAENITSA
- a CDS encoding HAD family hydrolase codes for the protein MEELGLPARIQACLFDMDGVITKTAVVHAAAWKQAFDEFLERRYGAGFTPFDSEHDYNEYVDGKPRADGVRSFLESRDIRLPEGSPEDTGEQETVQGLGNRKNALLLEKIRTTGVEAYPSTLRYVRAARQRGIRTAVVSSSVNCRAILQSVQAEDLFDVRVDGLIAAERGLAGKPHPDTFLAAADELGVKASASAVFEDALAGMDAGRSGHFGYVVGLDRVGQADALRAHGADIVVPDLADLGDLADQGGRT
- a CDS encoding enoyl-CoA hydratase/isomerase family protein, with protein sequence MTETGPTPTPAQDPTPAHTPTPTRARTVPKAVLAEHDGPVLHVRLNPWGQDDTLDAVVLDDLVALLDDLHERPDIRILTLSSLGTDFSLGADRAEYQEALAADPSGVALRRIADKAHRLCQALENTHAVTIARLHGRVIGAGLALASFCDLRAGADTSRFRMPEVGIGLPPAWGGAMGRLVSEAGAARIRELMLTCEVFDAGTAQRIGLLHRTAPLDQLDKAVESWIRPLVRRSPEALVLTKRMLAGFARADRTADVSLLDSHLLAASLHQRARG
- a CDS encoding VOC family protein, with amino-acid sequence MDMKLEVVVIPVADVDRAKSFYSGLGWRLDADVAGDDGFRVVQVTPPGSPCSVIFGDGVSTAAPGSVEGLHLVVSDIEAARADLAGNGVAVSEIFHDAGGVFHHAGTKARLPGTAPERASYGSFLSFTDPDGNGWTVQEITERLPGR
- a CDS encoding GTP-binding protein codes for the protein MYLDPDVSHAVKILIVGHFGVGKTTCIGSLSEIEPLRTEEEITEASVGFDDLSGVPDKKTTTVAMDFGRLTLSDTLVLYLFGTPGQERFKEMWEELSRGALGALVLVDPERLHESFPVLDLVERFGLTYAIAVNHFEGTTDYPLEEVSEALNLSADTPVVKCDVRDETSSAQALITLVQHLMSQLA
- a CDS encoding cytochrome P450, producing the protein MGVATSPSYDRRASASLFSRLRTARGQADPFPIYAELLARGEVVPAPWGGSLVTGYAACDQVLRSRQWLEPDRSWRERQGPGTRWNAPSSREMSNTLAALNPPDHTRVRRAAGTFDRATVERIGSTVGRTANQLLDAFTERIRTGEADFSELVCEELPVATIGGWLGLPRADWPRLRQLTHDQVFTQELLPSASQLALSDAATAELRTYFTEMVRDRRLHPGDDPVTRWIRAWDAIEPDRDKADEAVYFLVLFVVLAALETTATLLSTMTLRLVESPDRWNMIADNPGLVAGFVEETLRHDPPTHVISRVAPQDTVLGGVEVRRDEMVHLMIGAAHRDPARHADPDRFDPARPPGHLAFSGGIHYCLGAPLARLEAQTLLRQLIRRLPRLTLVRPPSMAPRVAFRRLLNLDVALA